One Amaranthus tricolor cultivar Red isolate AtriRed21 chromosome 1, ASM2621246v1, whole genome shotgun sequence DNA window includes the following coding sequences:
- the LOC130824971 gene encoding uncharacterized protein LOC130824971 isoform X1: MICDLFQTDLQTYAHKYMHPLSIIKDSSDSNCKHCKNKCKDLIRYHCNTCNKMFHLACAVHPTRLLSFLHPNHELELKTRPIDARCNVCYHSGKSNARVYCCKTCKFYVHPDCAIKFQYVKSLIHVDHILVFRPLPSYESAVCKGCNRECKRWRYTCSVCEGVNYHEDCLLRYEIVRSNASLEEVGHLCKRSFVKAFKDGFKDGFKDDFKDDMKEQFHDESVWDLIAQFLEALFS, from the coding sequence ATGATTTGTGATTTGTTTCAGACAGATCTCCAAACATATGCCCACAAGTACATGCATCCATTGAGCATAATAAAAGACTCATCTGACTCCAATTGCAAACATTGCAAAAACAAATGCAAAGATTTGATTAGATACCACTGCAATACTTGCAATAAGATGTTTCACCTAGCTTGTGCAGTTCATCCTACAAGACTACTATCTTTCTTGCACCCTAATCATGAGCTCGAGCTCAAAACTCGGCCAATCGACGCGAGATGCAACGTATGTTATCATAGTGGAAAGTCCAATGCAAGAGTCTACTGTTGTAAGACGTGTAAATTTTACGTGCACCCAGATTGTGCGATTAAATTTCAGTACGTCAAATCTCTTATACACGTTGATCATATCTTGGTGTTCCGTCCACTTCCGAGCTATGAATCTGCTGTTTGCAAAGGTTGTAACCGCGAATGTAAACGTTGGCGCTATACATGCTCCGTCTGTGAGGGTGTTAATTACCATGAAGATTGCCTTTTGAGATATGAAATCGTTAGAAGCAACGCATCCCTAGAAGAAGTAGGTCATTTGTGCAAAAGAAGTTTTGTGAAAGCCTTCAAGGACGGTTTCAAGGACGGCTTCAAGGACGATTTTAAGGATGATATGAAAGAACAGTTCCACGACGAAAGCGTTTGGGATCTCATTGCTCAGTTTCTTGAGGCTTTGTTTAGCTAA
- the LOC130824971 gene encoding uncharacterized protein LOC130824971 isoform X2, translated as MNSFWTLDKLIVHPTRLLSFLHPNHELELKTRPIDARCNVCYHSGKSNARVYCCKTCKFYVHPDCAIKFQYVKSLIHVDHILVFRPLPSYESAVCKGCNRECKRWRYTCSVCEGVNYHEDCLLRYEIVRSNASLEEVGHLCKRSFVKAFKDGFKDGFKDDFKDDMKEQFHDESVWDLIAQFLEALFS; from the coding sequence TTCATCCTACAAGACTACTATCTTTCTTGCACCCTAATCATGAGCTCGAGCTCAAAACTCGGCCAATCGACGCGAGATGCAACGTATGTTATCATAGTGGAAAGTCCAATGCAAGAGTCTACTGTTGTAAGACGTGTAAATTTTACGTGCACCCAGATTGTGCGATTAAATTTCAGTACGTCAAATCTCTTATACACGTTGATCATATCTTGGTGTTCCGTCCACTTCCGAGCTATGAATCTGCTGTTTGCAAAGGTTGTAACCGCGAATGTAAACGTTGGCGCTATACATGCTCCGTCTGTGAGGGTGTTAATTACCATGAAGATTGCCTTTTGAGATATGAAATCGTTAGAAGCAACGCATCCCTAGAAGAAGTAGGTCATTTGTGCAAAAGAAGTTTTGTGAAAGCCTTCAAGGACGGTTTCAAGGACGGCTTCAAGGACGATTTTAAGGATGATATGAAAGAACAGTTCCACGACGAAAGCGTTTGGGATCTCATTGCTCAGTTTCTTGAGGCTTTGTTTAGCTAA